The Armatimonadota bacterium genome includes a window with the following:
- a CDS encoding DUF4432 domain-containing protein: MAVIYGRKYTRKELLKHVGDISQIAAIRSVRLQDGPEDAVRALEFKTGSGFQFDVLVDRGFDISNASHNGRALNWRSATSDQHPAHFEPEGLGWLRTFYGGLVLTCGLSQAGAPCEDQGQQLGLHGRISHTPAREVSVRQYWDGDEFILEARGRMRESVVFGENLCLERTISSALGSNRLRIRDTVTNEGYETRPHMMLYHINIGFPVVDAGSRILAPSISSVPRDERAQVEQEKWMEMLPPIPGFEERVYFHSMQADSEGYVTVALVNENLPGGPFGVWVRYRQVTLPRFAEWKMNGAGVYTCGLEPANCSVLGRAKEREAGTLVHLEPWESREYDVEIGVIDSEAELSRVRAAIEACL, from the coding sequence GTGGCGGTCATCTACGGGCGGAAGTATACGAGGAAGGAGCTTCTGAAGCACGTCGGCGATATCTCCCAGATCGCGGCCATCCGCAGCGTCCGGCTGCAGGACGGTCCCGAAGACGCGGTGCGCGCGCTTGAGTTCAAGACTGGCTCCGGCTTCCAGTTCGACGTGCTTGTGGATCGCGGGTTCGACATCTCCAATGCGTCGCACAACGGGCGCGCGCTGAACTGGAGGTCGGCCACGTCCGACCAGCACCCGGCCCATTTCGAGCCGGAAGGGCTGGGCTGGTTGCGCACCTTTTACGGCGGCCTGGTGCTCACGTGCGGGCTTTCGCAGGCGGGGGCGCCGTGCGAGGACCAGGGGCAACAGCTGGGACTTCACGGCCGGATCTCTCACACTCCTGCGCGAGAGGTCTCCGTGCGCCAGTATTGGGACGGGGATGAGTTCATTCTGGAAGCGCGGGGCAGGATGCGCGAGAGCGTTGTCTTTGGCGAGAATCTTTGCCTGGAGCGCACCATCTCCTCCGCGCTGGGCTCCAACCGCCTGCGCATCCGGGACACTGTCACCAACGAGGGCTATGAGACCCGGCCGCACATGATGCTGTATCACATAAACATCGGATTCCCCGTTGTGGATGCCGGATCCCGGATTCTGGCGCCCTCTATCTCCTCGGTGCCGAGGGACGAACGCGCACAGGTGGAGCAGGAAAAGTGGATGGAGATGCTGCCTCCCATTCCCGGCTTTGAGGAGCGCGTGTACTTCCACTCCATGCAGGCGGATTCCGAGGGTTATGTGACGGTGGCGCTGGTCAATGAGAACCTGCCCGGAGGCCCGTTCGGCGTCTGGGTGCGCTACCGGCAGGTCACGTTGCCCCGCTTCGCGGAGTGGAAGATGAACGGAGCCGGAGTCTACACCTGCGGACTGGAACCGGCGAACTGCAGCGTTCTGGGACGTGCGAAGGAGCGCGAAGCAGGCACACTGGTGCACCTGGAGCCTTGGGAGTCCCGCGAATACGATGTCGAGATCGGGGTCATCGACTCCGAGGCGGAACTCTCGCGCGTCCGGGCTGCCATCGAGGCATGCCTGTGA
- the ligA gene encoding DNA ligase — protein sequence MGNGVPEDVAQQAARLRERIEELNYHYFVLDSPLVDDAEYDRLFRELERLEEQYPELRTPHSPTQRVGAPPAEEFRTVIHRAPMLSLANAFGEEELEEFDARIKRFLGADAPESIEYVCELKIDGLAVSLTYERGVLVQGATRGDGTRGEDITANLRTVKSIPLSLPADSIEPPELLEVRGEAYLSVAEFRRINEERSREGQPLFANPRNAAAGSLRQLDPSVTASRRLRFFAYGLGMVSQPIASNHLQALEMLKEWRFPVNPHTRVSQGIAGAREFCREWAERRGELDYQIDGVVIKVNDFALQERLGAVSRSPRWAVAYKFAAEQAVTTVRDIVVQVGRTGALTPVAELEPVKIGGVTVSRATLHNEDEIRRKDVRVGDRVVVQRAGDVIPEVVSVILDERPPDAKPFRMPDRCPACGAPVTREEGEAVARCTNYSCPAQRLERLVHFCSKGAMDMDGIGPATLAQMLEKGLVGEPADLYRLTAADLLQLDGVKEKLARNILQAISGSKRPPLDRFIFALGIRHVGEHVARILASRYRDIHALMKASEEDLADIDQIGPVIAREVATFFSDPRNIAAVESLLAVGVAPQAPAETGEGKESPLKGKSVVFTGTLESMTREEAEALARRLGAEAKSSVSRSTDLVIAGEKAGSKLARAAELGVRVVSEKEFLEMVKGAV from the coding sequence ATGGGAAACGGAGTGCCAGAGGATGTCGCACAGCAGGCGGCTCGCCTGCGCGAGCGCATCGAGGAGCTGAACTACCATTATTTCGTGCTGGACTCGCCTCTGGTGGACGATGCGGAATACGACCGGTTATTCCGCGAACTGGAGCGACTGGAAGAGCAGTATCCGGAACTACGCACTCCCCATTCCCCGACGCAGCGCGTCGGAGCGCCTCCGGCGGAGGAATTCCGGACCGTTATCCACCGGGCTCCGATGCTTAGCCTTGCCAACGCCTTCGGGGAAGAGGAGCTGGAAGAGTTCGATGCGCGCATCAAACGCTTCCTCGGCGCAGATGCCCCGGAGAGCATTGAGTACGTCTGCGAGCTGAAAATAGACGGGCTAGCCGTTTCACTCACCTACGAGCGTGGCGTTCTGGTGCAGGGAGCCACGCGCGGCGATGGCACAAGAGGGGAAGACATCACTGCGAACCTGAGAACCGTGAAATCCATACCCCTTTCTCTGCCAGCCGACTCCATCGAACCGCCCGAGCTTCTGGAGGTCCGCGGAGAGGCCTATCTCAGCGTTGCGGAATTCCGGCGGATCAATGAGGAGAGAAGCCGGGAGGGTCAGCCTCTCTTCGCCAATCCACGAAATGCTGCGGCGGGTTCTCTGCGTCAGCTGGACCCCAGCGTCACCGCAAGCAGACGGCTAAGGTTCTTTGCCTACGGACTGGGGATGGTGTCTCAACCCATAGCAAGCAACCATTTGCAGGCTCTGGAGATGCTGAAAGAGTGGCGTTTCCCTGTCAACCCGCACACGCGGGTGAGCCAAGGCATCGCCGGAGCCCGCGAGTTCTGCCGAGAATGGGCGGAGCGGCGAGGGGAGCTGGATTACCAGATTGACGGAGTGGTGATCAAGGTAAACGACTTCGCGCTGCAGGAGCGGCTGGGCGCGGTCTCGCGGAGCCCGCGCTGGGCGGTGGCCTACAAGTTTGCGGCGGAACAGGCGGTCACCACGGTCCGGGACATCGTGGTGCAGGTGGGTCGCACCGGGGCGCTCACGCCGGTGGCGGAGCTGGAGCCGGTGAAGATCGGCGGTGTGACTGTATCGCGAGCCACCTTGCACAACGAGGACGAGATCCGCCGAAAGGATGTCCGCGTGGGGGACCGAGTGGTCGTGCAGCGGGCGGGCGACGTGATTCCCGAGGTGGTCTCGGTGATTCTGGACGAACGCCCGCCAGATGCGAAACCGTTCCGGATGCCGGATCGCTGTCCGGCCTGCGGAGCGCCTGTCACACGGGAGGAGGGGGAGGCAGTCGCGCGGTGCACGAATTATTCGTGCCCTGCTCAGCGGCTGGAACGGTTGGTCCATTTCTGCTCCAAGGGAGCAATGGACATGGATGGCATCGGACCGGCGACACTGGCTCAGATGCTGGAGAAGGGTCTTGTCGGCGAACCGGCGGACCTCTACCGGCTTACGGCGGCGGATTTGCTGCAGCTTGACGGCGTAAAGGAGAAGCTGGCGCGAAATATCCTGCAGGCCATCTCTGGATCAAAAAGGCCACCTCTCGACCGCTTCATCTTTGCTCTTGGCATCCGGCACGTGGGCGAGCACGTTGCGCGTATTCTGGCTTCGCGATACCGCGACATCCACGCTCTGATGAAAGCATCCGAAGAGGACCTGGCTGATATTGACCAGATCGGGCCGGTCATCGCACGGGAGGTGGCCACTTTCTTCAGTGACCCCCGGAACATAGCGGCGGTGGAAAGCCTCCTGGCGGTAGGCGTGGCTCCGCAGGCCCCGGCAGAAACGGGAGAGGGGAAGGAGAGTCCGCTGAAGGGCAAGAGCGTGGTTTTCACAGGGACACTGGAAAGCATGACAAGGGAAGAGGCGGAGGCTCTGGCCCGCCGGCTGGGAGCAGAGGCAAAGTCCAGCGTAAGCCGTTCGACGGATCTCGTGATAGCGGGAGAGAAGGCTGGCAGCAAACTGGCCAGGGCGGCTGAGTTGGGGGTGCGGGTGGTCTCCGAGAAGGAATTCCTGGAGATGGTCAAAGGCGCCGTCTGA
- a CDS encoding hydrolase has protein sequence MERLWAPWRMQYINTPETSGCIFCDKPRLDDRDAMIVRRREFGFLMLNAFPYNNGHLLAAPYQHTAEISELPSEARLQLMDLVDEAITLLRKMGNPDGFNVGINLGRVAGAGILDHIHLHIVPRWNGDTNFMPVLADTKVLPEALEEVWGKLHALAEASE, from the coding sequence TTGGAACGGCTATGGGCACCATGGAGGATGCAGTATATCAACACCCCGGAGACATCAGGGTGCATCTTCTGCGACAAACCCAGACTGGATGACCGGGATGCGATGATTGTGCGCCGGCGGGAATTCGGGTTCCTGATGTTGAACGCCTTTCCCTACAACAACGGTCACCTGCTCGCTGCCCCCTATCAGCACACGGCAGAGATCTCCGAGCTACCCTCCGAAGCTCGGCTGCAGCTCATGGACCTGGTGGATGAAGCAATCACCCTGCTGCGGAAGATGGGAAATCCGGACGGGTTCAACGTGGGGATCAATCTGGGGAGGGTGGCCGGCGCAGGAATCCTGGACCACATCCACTTGCATATCGTTCCCCGGTGGAACGGCGACACGAACTTCATGCCCGTCCTGGCCGATACCAAGGTGCTTCCTGAGGCGCTGGAAGAGGTGTGGGGCAAGCTGCACGCTTTGGCGGAGGCTTCCGAGTGA
- a CDS encoding ribose-phosphate pyrophosphokinase, with amino-acid sequence MDCSDLKIFSGSANPELAKGIAAYLGCEPGKLLSQRFSDGELYVKFEESVRGKDVYVVQPTCPPVDQHLVELLVLLDALKRASAERITAVIPYYGYARQEKKDRPREPITAKLIADLLRTAGAGRVITMDLHAEAIQGFFDVPVDHLTALPLLTRHIQELGLQDVVVVSPDEGRVKKARQLTNRLGAPLAVGYKYHPAPNVAEVTHIAGNVEGRVPVIIEDMIATGGSVTECVDMLLQHGARPEVYVACTHGLFTGNAKANLERPEIREIVCANTVPVPPERCPANVTRLDVAPLFGEAIRRLRDHESISSLFD; translated from the coding sequence ATGGACTGCTCCGACCTGAAGATCTTCTCCGGCAGCGCTAACCCGGAGCTGGCGAAGGGCATCGCCGCCTATCTTGGTTGCGAACCCGGCAAGCTGCTCTCGCAGCGATTCTCGGACGGCGAGTTATACGTCAAGTTTGAGGAGAGCGTGCGGGGAAAGGATGTCTATGTGGTGCAGCCCACCTGTCCGCCGGTGGACCAGCACCTGGTGGAGCTACTGGTGCTGCTGGATGCCCTGAAACGTGCCTCCGCGGAGCGCATCACCGCCGTGATTCCGTACTACGGTTATGCGCGTCAGGAGAAAAAGGATCGGCCCCGCGAGCCTATCACGGCCAAGCTGATCGCGGACCTGCTGCGCACGGCCGGAGCGGGGCGGGTCATCACTATGGACCTCCATGCGGAGGCGATCCAGGGGTTTTTTGATGTGCCGGTGGACCATCTGACCGCCCTGCCTTTGCTGACCCGCCACATCCAGGAACTGGGGCTGCAGGATGTGGTTGTGGTATCGCCGGACGAGGGCCGGGTGAAGAAGGCCCGGCAGTTGACCAACCGGCTGGGAGCACCGCTTGCGGTGGGTTACAAGTACCACCCGGCCCCGAATGTTGCCGAAGTGACGCACATTGCGGGAAATGTCGAGGGGCGCGTGCCCGTCATTATCGAGGACATGATCGCGACCGGGGGCAGCGTGACAGAGTGTGTGGACATGCTTTTACAACACGGAGCGCGCCCCGAGGTCTATGTGGCCTGCACGCACGGTTTGTTCACGGGCAACGCGAAGGCGAACCTTGAGCGCCCCGAGATCCGGGAGATCGTGTGCGCCAACACCGTGCCGGTGCCACCAGAACGATGTCCCGCCAACGTTACGCGCCTGGATGTCGCCCCGCTATTCGGGGAGGCGATCCGCAGGCTGCGGGATCACGAGTCCATCTCGTCGCTTTTTGACTGA